The proteins below come from a single Staphylococcus sp. MI 10-1553 genomic window:
- a CDS encoding phage baseplate upper protein — protein sequence MANQDLFYDMTKLGTAQEKQQHLITRVGDGGLKTVTVTVWSNGTPYNLTGLTPVFEGVKPDGEKIIDTRGAIVLDPVNGVFRYTFPHQASTAEGEYKQAFFKLKRGEQTDSTLEVQVRVLKNMVEFGINSESYYTEYQQKVSELEGKINTYLEELKIKAAGTEAQVEANVTLAKALKQQLDLIQGIANEREILTRAELNEAINTITNNVDSINGKIESLKRETNEEVGRIKEEVTGVKTGVLDDVSTITKSGVYYFNSTTKNVPTRNSNNADGYIEAVMKNENNGMLTMLGTGYAIEKYNGKLHGRWVTSVPVKLWSGNLVKGQTATLKGNCHDFGNLLIEVSYTTNRHAVEFIKIPSNGNTIYLNNIGMRSVDGGFKNGYLDEVVIRIKDDTHIVLEKALRATGDEKAVDSNAYITAIYGIF from the coding sequence ATGGCAAATCAAGACTTATTTTATGACATGACGAAGCTTGGCACAGCGCAAGAGAAGCAACAACATTTAATCACGCGTGTAGGTGATGGCGGGCTTAAAACAGTAACGGTTACAGTATGGTCGAACGGCACACCATATAACTTAACAGGTCTTACACCTGTTTTTGAGGGCGTTAAACCGGATGGGGAAAAAATTATCGACACACGCGGTGCAATTGTATTAGATCCTGTCAATGGTGTATTTCGATATACATTTCCACATCAAGCGAGTACTGCTGAAGGAGAATATAAACAAGCGTTTTTTAAATTAAAACGCGGTGAACAAACAGATTCAACGCTTGAGGTTCAAGTAAGAGTACTTAAAAATATGGTTGAGTTTGGCATTAACTCAGAATCATACTACACTGAGTATCAACAAAAAGTCTCAGAGTTAGAAGGTAAAATTAATACGTATTTAGAAGAATTGAAAATTAAAGCTGCAGGAACAGAAGCTCAAGTAGAAGCGAATGTCACTTTAGCCAAAGCATTAAAGCAACAGTTAGATTTGATTCAAGGTATCGCGAATGAACGCGAGATTTTGACGAGAGCTGAGCTTAACGAAGCAATCAATACGATTACTAACAACGTTGATAGTATCAATGGAAAAATAGAAAGTTTAAAGCGTGAAACTAACGAAGAAGTGGGACGAATTAAAGAAGAGGTGACGGGTGTTAAAACAGGTGTACTCGATGATGTTTCTACTATTACAAAATCGGGTGTTTATTATTTTAACAGCACAACTAAAAATGTGCCCACACGTAACTCAAACAATGCAGATGGATACATTGAAGCGGTTATGAAGAACGAAAATAATGGTATGCTTACGATGTTAGGCACAGGCTATGCAATTGAAAAATATAACGGTAAATTACATGGTCGATGGGTCACTTCTGTGCCAGTGAAATTATGGTCTGGCAATTTAGTTAAGGGGCAAACTGCCACTTTAAAAGGAAATTGTCATGACTTTGGGAATTTACTGATTGAAGTTAGCTATACTACAAATCGACATGCTGTTGAGTTTATTAAGATTCCTAGCAATGGCAATACAATTTATTTAAATAATATCGGAATGCGTAGCGTTGATGGTGGCTTTAAAAACGGCTATCTTGATGAAGTTGTAATTCGAATAAAAGATGACACACACATTGTATTAGAAAAAGCATTAAGAGCAACTGGAGATGAAAAAGCAGTTGATTCGAATGCGTATATTACTGCAATTTATGGCATTTTTTAA
- a CDS encoding SGNH/GDSL hydrolase family protein — translation MIKTELPTVLNAEYRKILEENFNEIKKFIDNKSAQVDVDAMLSRFYEQLQKEIRAIVMPELSPLQITDDYEKSLTDLKGTRHASLKERLDADIKTIQAKTTQTANDDRLVVTENGMIFANFFDKSATIKTVKKIGIIGDSVAKGSRASKNFGMYLAEMLEATVQNVAVGGATMSTVKPNSIYEQAAKIKNMDLVIIQGTDDDWLYNGSAGVSIGTSKTNVKTFYGAFCKTVELIKTNNPKAKIIVMTATRQLPVNGTTIRRKDTDKNGLGLDLEAYVNAQVIACSELNVPVFDAYHTHLLDPYNPAFRVKNMVDGLHPNELGHEVITHELLKNYFYFYG, via the coding sequence ATGATTAAAACTGAATTACCAACTGTTTTAAATGCGGAGTACAGAAAAATTTTAGAGGAAAATTTTAATGAAATTAAAAAGTTTATCGACAACAAGAGTGCACAAGTGGATGTGGATGCAATGTTATCACGGTTTTACGAGCAACTTCAAAAAGAAATACGTGCGATCGTAATGCCTGAGCTATCCCCATTACAAATTACAGATGATTATGAAAAGAGTTTGACAGATTTAAAAGGTACACGTCATGCGTCTTTGAAAGAAAGATTGGATGCAGATATTAAAACAATCCAAGCTAAAACAACTCAAACGGCAAACGATGACAGACTTGTCGTGACAGAAAACGGCATGATTTTTGCTAACTTTTTCGACAAGTCCGCAACGATTAAAACTGTTAAAAAAATCGGTATTATCGGGGACTCAGTAGCAAAAGGAAGTAGAGCGAGTAAAAACTTTGGCATGTATCTCGCTGAAATGCTAGAGGCTACTGTACAAAATGTAGCTGTAGGCGGTGCAACAATGTCCACAGTTAAACCCAATTCAATTTATGAACAAGCGGCAAAAATCAAGAATATGGACTTAGTCATTATTCAAGGGACTGATGATGATTGGCTTTATAATGGTTCGGCTGGTGTATCAATCGGAACGAGTAAGACAAATGTCAAAACGTTTTATGGGGCGTTTTGTAAAACAGTTGAATTGATTAAAACAAATAATCCTAAAGCCAAAATTATTGTAATGACGGCAACAAGACAACTGCCTGTCAACGGTACAACGATACGACGTAAAGATACAGATAAAAATGGTTTAGGTCTTGATTTAGAAGCGTATGTAAATGCGCAAGTAATTGCATGTTCAGAATTAAATGTACCTGTTTTTGATGCATATCATACGCATTTGTTAGATCCTTACAATCCTGCGTTCCGTGTTAAAAACATGGTGGATGGGCTTCATCCGAATGAATTAGGACATGAAGTCATTACACATGAATTATTAAAAAATTATTTCTATTTTTATGGTTAA
- a CDS encoding tail tube TT1 domain-containing protein, whose amino-acid sequence MFKIISPQGDAYLLAVETETTHKLNGDMTLNFEVVETDDNRDLMNRITKFWKVQNVGGEADLMEFVIKIARRHAVGKKQTLNCIAVAKHISDLKRKRVYDNLSGSFTADRFFNTIFRGTGYNVRIVDKLYASRFENAGDGDTVLNLLQDGLKHYRAEFEYNPHDRTFVITKSVKRKQPYYLKDFVNAMNFQIEEDATDFYTYAKGFGNFKDNAKFQKAALKVEYRHPLADVVGVYEAPPVKDGRIKKRDILYSRVKSLVDDSLKMSISLDFLMLQDDFPEAVPRVGDYIPVGSQVLNVFEYVRIVEVKTKRNAKGKVISQPVILGDYKKRDRYAQSVSNASSYVSRIEKNVGKDADKLNNAIRVSNSIFSFVQQLNVNDKGLSAVDGLHVTAFKAKKGIVYSNDGGKTFIDLFKGSGINTDAIPVVTHQQNGLMSKEDKIKLDAMSQDGTVNTGATSGLGSIFYKFVNVGE is encoded by the coding sequence TTGTTTAAGATTATAAGTCCGCAAGGCGACGCATATTTGTTAGCCGTAGAAACTGAAACGACGCATAAATTAAACGGTGATATGACCCTCAATTTTGAAGTGGTTGAAACGGATGATAATCGCGATTTAATGAATCGTATCACTAAGTTTTGGAAGGTTCAAAACGTTGGTGGTGAAGCAGACTTAATGGAATTTGTTATTAAAATTGCGAGACGTCATGCGGTTGGAAAAAAACAAACACTGAACTGTATTGCTGTTGCGAAACATATTAGTGACTTGAAGCGGAAACGTGTGTATGACAATTTGTCAGGGAGTTTCACGGCTGACCGTTTTTTCAATACGATTTTTCGAGGTACTGGTTACAATGTCAGGATTGTAGATAAATTGTATGCGAGTCGTTTTGAGAATGCAGGTGATGGCGATACAGTGCTTAATTTGTTGCAGGACGGGTTAAAGCATTATCGTGCTGAGTTTGAATATAATCCGCACGATCGCACGTTTGTGATTACGAAATCAGTAAAACGTAAACAACCGTATTATTTAAAAGATTTTGTAAACGCGATGAATTTTCAAATTGAAGAAGATGCGACTGATTTTTATACGTACGCAAAAGGTTTTGGTAATTTTAAAGACAATGCGAAGTTTCAGAAAGCAGCATTGAAAGTCGAATATCGTCATCCTCTTGCTGATGTTGTGGGTGTCTATGAAGCGCCTCCTGTTAAAGATGGTCGTATTAAAAAGAGAGACATTTTATATAGTCGAGTGAAATCTTTAGTAGATGATTCATTGAAAATGTCGATTTCTCTTGATTTTTTAATGCTTCAAGATGATTTTCCGGAAGCGGTGCCGAGAGTTGGGGACTATATCCCAGTAGGTTCACAAGTGCTCAACGTGTTTGAATATGTACGCATTGTCGAGGTGAAGACGAAGCGTAATGCAAAAGGTAAAGTGATAAGTCAACCGGTCATATTAGGTGATTACAAAAAGCGGGATAGATATGCACAATCAGTTAGTAATGCTTCGTCTTATGTAAGTCGAATTGAAAAGAATGTTGGTAAAGATGCTGACAAATTAAACAATGCTATTCGTGTATCAAATTCTATATTTAGTTTTGTACAGCAGCTGAACGTGAATGATAAGGGCTTGAGTGCGGTTGATGGTTTACATGTTACGGCGTTTAAAGCTAAAAAAGGTATCGTGTATAGTAACGATGGTGGTAAGACTTTTATTGATTTATTTAAAGGTTCAGGTATTAATACTGATGCCATACCGGTAGTGACTCATCAACAAAATGGTTTGATGTCAAAAGAAGATAAGATAAAGCTCGACGCTATGTCACAAGATGGCACTGTTAATACAGGGGCTACAAGTGGTTTAGGGTCGATTTTTTATAAATTTGTGAATGTAGGTGAGTAA
- a CDS encoding phage tail domain-containing protein, which translates to MDVQITKLDGASYFLSDFDIHVLDFVVEGMEYDDKYAKIDGLHGRYLVDSVFVNRKIDIPCLFVTDNNSDYVKQRTMLYSIVQENEPFYIRELRKRDKNQYHFHDAVAADRADSMDDAEHFEQFIDGKRYLVKLSNVLKPTQTKFSGRVELEFETVKLPFAESIGTSNDLEKREFTDMWSEDMKINFDDLSYTKYTFKHVNDGEVYYHGNVALDQFNMYSVVTIIIGERTDYFKWSLNNRTVMYIRGITLNPGDIITYDGVRVYRNGEPILQYAGIEIPRFKPGFNHFKFNQLVAHVNFDMRFYFK; encoded by the coding sequence GTGGATGTTCAGATTACGAAACTTGATGGGGCGTCCTATTTTTTAAGTGATTTTGACATTCATGTGTTAGATTTTGTGGTTGAAGGTATGGAGTATGATGATAAATATGCAAAAATTGACGGGTTACATGGTCGGTACCTTGTTGATTCTGTGTTTGTTAATCGTAAGATTGATATTCCGTGTCTTTTTGTGACAGATAATAACTCAGATTATGTCAAACAAAGGACGATGCTTTATAGTATTGTGCAAGAGAATGAGCCTTTTTATATTCGAGAGTTGCGTAAGCGTGATAAAAATCAATACCATTTTCATGATGCTGTTGCAGCTGACCGTGCTGATTCAATGGATGACGCTGAACACTTTGAGCAGTTTATCGATGGTAAGCGTTATTTGGTGAAGTTGAGTAATGTTTTAAAACCGACGCAAACAAAATTTTCAGGTCGTGTTGAACTGGAATTTGAGACGGTTAAATTGCCGTTTGCTGAATCAATTGGAACGAGTAACGATTTAGAAAAACGAGAATTCACTGACATGTGGTCAGAAGACATGAAAATTAATTTTGATGACCTATCATACACGAAGTATACTTTTAAGCATGTCAATGACGGTGAGGTATACTATCACGGTAATGTTGCATTAGACCAATTCAATATGTATTCTGTTGTAACGATAATTATCGGTGAACGTACTGATTATTTTAAATGGTCATTGAATAATAGAACGGTCATGTACATTCGTGGTATCACATTAAATCCTGGCGATATTATTACTTATGACGGTGTACGTGTCTATCGTAATGGTGAGCCTATATTACAATATGCGGGGATAGAGATTCCCCGTTTTAAGCCTGGTTTTAATCACTTTAAATTTAATCAACTTGTTGCGCATGTCAATTTCGATATGCGCTTTTATTTTAAGTAA
- a CDS encoding phage tail protein, protein MAEDVHKVKTIFEAHTEKFKKAIDSALKTIERFEKVSKTIDDVTLDADASRLNEVVNSVKVKLEALEHEKATALIEAKNKVDEKVDNAKIALDFINNKRANAFLDLNDRLFSAKVDKVKAEVAKLDHSNINIALDVDNGLATAKVIAFKARLRSIPNRIKSKIIVDVDNKKSNIFALALKKINGRSDIFNQRMEALAKSIRTFGAIGQSMLRGVMLSSFSALIPIIASAVPVIMAVGNALGVVAGGALGAAGAFSVAGVGLVGFGLMAKTATKMLEKGTIAASEATFGYQVALKNLKLAWQSIIRQNATHIFGAMRNALNGVTSAVQQLEPFLSGIASIVDKNAESMNNWIQKSDTAKKAFKEMDSTGVKIFSNLMSAVGRFGDGLVNIFTQFMPLFQWASEGFNNMGKSFQKWANKVSTEKGIQRFIAYTEKNLPVIGKIFGDTFLGIINLFRAFSGNSQGLFKTLSEMTGRFKEWSEAVGQSESFKKFISYVQQNGPMFIDLIGNVASALINFAIAMAPIGQVVLGLITKFAGFVAELFKTHPAVAQVIGVLITFGGVLMTWIPTFIGVLTYLSPLISRFGFLKTTMLLLSRVFTLLSGPIGLVAKLFPFLGSAIAFLTSPIGLVIGAIVALIAIFTVLWNKNEAFRNFIINMWNSISTFFIDLWTDISTVASVLWDLLLTTIVNVLIGTVTWITTIWQNILTFLSTLWNTIVTLATFSWNLLVTIIVTVITTIWNIQRSIWNAIFNFLSTLWNTVVAIASTVWNTLVTVITTVLEKVKTFVSNTFNKIVSTVTSKMTEFYNTIKEKVQNAYNAVTEFVGKFKDAGHNLIMGLVDGVVGAASDLIDAVKDAISGALDWVYDFLDMHSPSRVFKKIGQFMMDGAAIGVAARADQFIDSVGDAAKRAVDVFNPNLNVGDMVGDLSNADARLVSNVVHKHQFEERPHQRLVRVELQLDNNAMTAIVNGINADNDATFEF, encoded by the coding sequence ATGGCGGAAGATGTACACAAAGTCAAAACGATATTTGAAGCCCATACAGAAAAGTTTAAGAAGGCGATTGATTCTGCTTTAAAGACAATTGAACGTTTTGAAAAGGTATCAAAAACGATTGATGATGTCACATTAGATGCGGATGCAAGTCGTTTGAATGAAGTTGTGAACAGTGTGAAAGTAAAGCTTGAAGCGCTTGAACACGAAAAAGCAACGGCACTTATTGAAGCAAAAAATAAAGTGGATGAAAAAGTTGATAACGCTAAAATCGCACTTGATTTTATTAATAATAAACGTGCAAACGCTTTTTTAGATTTAAACGATCGTTTGTTTAGTGCAAAAGTGGATAAAGTGAAAGCTGAAGTCGCAAAGTTAGACCATTCAAACATTAACATCGCGCTTGATGTGGATAATGGTTTAGCAACTGCAAAAGTAATAGCCTTTAAAGCACGCTTAAGAAGTATTCCGAATCGTATTAAGTCAAAGATTATTGTGGATGTTGATAATAAAAAATCAAATATTTTTGCATTAGCTTTAAAAAAGATAAACGGTAGATCAGACATTTTTAATCAACGTATGGAGGCACTTGCTAAATCCATCAGAACGTTTGGAGCAATTGGACAATCTATGCTAAGAGGGGTAATGCTTTCTTCATTTTCGGCACTTATTCCAATTATCGCAAGCGCGGTACCCGTCATTATGGCAGTAGGTAATGCACTCGGTGTTGTTGCGGGTGGCGCATTAGGTGCTGCGGGTGCTTTTAGTGTCGCGGGTGTCGGGCTTGTTGGTTTTGGTCTGATGGCTAAAACAGCTACAAAAATGCTTGAGAAAGGAACCATCGCAGCGAGTGAAGCTACATTCGGTTATCAAGTAGCATTAAAAAATTTAAAATTAGCATGGCAAAGTATTATTCGACAAAATGCGACACATATATTTGGAGCAATGCGTAATGCGCTTAACGGTGTAACGTCAGCAGTTCAGCAGTTAGAGCCGTTTTTGAGTGGTATTGCTAGTATTGTTGATAAAAATGCAGAATCAATGAATAACTGGATTCAAAAATCAGATACTGCTAAAAAAGCTTTTAAAGAAATGGACTCGACCGGTGTTAAAATCTTTTCGAATCTAATGAGTGCCGTCGGTCGTTTCGGTGACGGCTTGGTTAACATATTCACGCAATTTATGCCACTCTTTCAATGGGCATCTGAAGGATTCAATAATATGGGAAAATCATTTCAAAAATGGGCGAATAAGGTATCAACTGAAAAAGGTATTCAAAGATTCATTGCATACACTGAAAAGAATTTGCCCGTTATCGGTAAAATTTTTGGTGATACGTTTTTAGGTATCATCAATCTGTTTAGAGCCTTTAGTGGTAATTCGCAAGGCTTATTTAAAACGTTATCTGAAATGACGGGTCGATTTAAAGAATGGAGTGAGGCAGTAGGTCAATCAGAAAGTTTTAAAAAGTTTATTAGTTACGTACAGCAAAACGGTCCTATGTTTATTGATTTAATTGGAAATGTAGCAAGTGCCTTAATCAATTTTGCTATAGCAATGGCACCGATTGGTCAAGTGGTATTAGGTTTGATTACCAAATTTGCTGGATTTGTCGCAGAGTTGTTTAAAACTCATCCTGCTGTTGCTCAAGTTATCGGGGTGTTAATCACTTTTGGTGGTGTGTTGATGACATGGATTCCTACTTTTATAGGTGTTCTCACATATTTATCACCTTTAATTTCTAGATTTGGATTTTTAAAGACAACGATGTTATTGCTTAGTAGAGTGTTTACTTTATTAAGTGGTCCAATAGGTTTAGTAGCAAAGTTATTCCCTTTCTTAGGTTCAGCAATTGCGTTTTTAACCTCTCCAATAGGTTTGGTGATTGGCGCGATTGTAGCTTTAATTGCGATATTTACTGTTTTATGGAATAAAAATGAAGCTTTCAGAAATTTCATCATTAATATGTGGAATTCAATAAGTACTTTCTTTATCGATTTATGGACAGATATATCAACAGTCGCATCTGTTTTATGGGATTTACTATTAACAACTATTGTAAATGTATTGATAGGCACAGTAACATGGATAACGACAATATGGCAAAATATACTAACATTTTTGTCAACGTTATGGAATACGATAGTCACGCTTGCTACCTTTTCTTGGAATTTATTAGTGACTATTATAGTAACTGTCATAACAACAATTTGGAACATACAGCGTTCGATTTGGAATGCGATTTTTAACTTTTTGTCAACGTTATGGAATACAGTAGTTGCAATTGCATCAACAGTTTGGAATACATTAGTCACTGTAATTACAACTGTTCTAGAAAAAGTGAAGACCTTTGTATCAAATACATTTAATAAAATCGTATCTACAGTAACGTCAAAAATGACAGAGTTTTATAACACAATTAAAGAGAAAGTACAAAATGCTTATAATGCAGTTACAGAATTTGTTGGAAAATTTAAAGATGCAGGACATAATTTAATTATGGGTCTTGTCGATGGTGTTGTAGGCGCAGCAAGTGATTTGATTGATGCGGTTAAAGATGCTATTAGTGGAGCGCTTGACTGGGTGTATGACTTTTTAGATATGCATTCACCGTCAAGAGTATTTAAAAAGATAGGTCAATTTATGATGGATGGTGCAGCAATAGGTGTTGCAGCACGTGCAGACCAATTTATTGATTCTGTTGGAGATGCTGCAAAGCGTGCGGTGGATGTGTTTAATCCAAACTTAAATGTTGGTGATATGGTCGGTGATTTGTCTAATGCGGATGCACGTCTTGTGTCTAATGTTGTGCACAAACATCAATTTGAGGAACGACCTCATCAACGTTTGGTGCGTGTTGAGTTGCAACTTGATAATAACGCGATGACTGCGATTGTCAATGGGATTAATGCAGATAACGACGCAACTTTTGAATTTTAA
- a CDS encoding tail assembly chaperone produces the protein MVSVLVDNNEVVLHFGLGELMALDRDLGFEVKKVKLGSGLGFLVPKLEEGDVVGLAIMLKAATSRQPYPLKTEAQLESALVYAHETYGSFEAFGKVVIEEMGKHVLTQDLIKKHQKD, from the coding sequence ATGGTATCTGTTTTAGTTGATAATAATGAGGTTGTTTTACATTTTGGTTTAGGTGAGTTAATGGCGTTAGACCGTGATTTAGGTTTTGAAGTGAAAAAGGTAAAACTTGGCTCAGGTTTAGGTTTTTTAGTGCCTAAACTTGAAGAAGGCGATGTCGTTGGATTAGCAATAATGTTGAAAGCAGCAACATCAAGACAGCCGTATCCTTTAAAAACAGAAGCACAATTGGAAAGTGCGTTAGTGTATGCACATGAAACATACGGCTCATTTGAAGCATTTGGTAAAGTTGTTATCGAGGAAATGGGGAAGCATGTTTTAACCCAAGACCTCATCAAAAAACACCAAAAAGACTAA
- a CDS encoding phage tail tube protein, with amino-acid sequence MADLVKGKDLLILLREKGKAEAAKKLMLGKEYKKSVESDGDTVDTFDGSFTTGGTKKTTFSVTVLMSREDSLPEEIEKGLGETVYEIWLADSKNVGRETNANKYKSEYMQGVFKKFDLKGEVGGIVEYEVEFNESGGGTKYGYATLPEEMKAKLTAAGYRFHDTTAADAVTNSTGNAEVENE; translated from the coding sequence ATGGCTGATTTAGTAAAAGGTAAAGACCTTTTAATTTTGTTACGTGAAAAGGGAAAAGCTGAAGCTGCTAAGAAGTTGATGCTCGGTAAAGAGTACAAAAAGAGTGTTGAGAGCGATGGCGATACTGTTGACACGTTTGACGGCTCATTTACGACTGGCGGGACGAAAAAGACGACATTTAGTGTAACGGTGTTAATGTCGCGTGAAGATTCACTACCTGAAGAAATCGAGAAGGGATTAGGTGAAACGGTTTATGAGATTTGGCTTGCGGATAGTAAGAACGTTGGGCGTGAGACAAATGCGAATAAATATAAATCGGAGTATATGCAAGGTGTCTTTAAGAAGTTTGATTTAAAAGGTGAAGTCGGTGGCATTGTGGAGTATGAAGTGGAATTTAATGAATCGGGTGGCGGTACAAAATACGGTTATGCGACGTTACCTGAAGAGATGAAAGCGAAATTGACGGCTGCAGGTTATCGATTCCACGATACCACTGCTGCAGACGCAGTGACAAATAGTACTGGCAATGCAGAAGTTGAAAATGAATAA
- a CDS encoding HK97-gp10 family putative phage morphogenesis protein, with protein sequence MMKITGVDDLKRVLKNMSDIDDDVNLIMTETCKEAPGIAVENARAVMVKGYWTGNLAREIESDMLDSLSFMLISNAAYSGFVEYGTRYMEAEPFMRPTSKQMGEQLRDDFMRLLKG encoded by the coding sequence ATGATGAAAATCACGGGCGTTGATGATTTAAAACGTGTACTTAAAAACATGTCTGACATTGATGATGATGTGAATTTGATTATGACTGAAACTTGTAAAGAAGCGCCGGGAATCGCCGTTGAAAATGCACGTGCTGTCATGGTGAAAGGCTATTGGACGGGGAATTTAGCGCGTGAAATAGAGAGTGACATGCTTGATTCGCTGTCCTTTATGCTCATCTCAAACGCAGCTTATTCGGGATTTGTGGAATACGGTACGCGTTACATGGAGGCTGAACCGTTTATGCGTCCGACGAGTAAACAGATGGGTGAACAGTTGCGTGATGATTTTATGCGCTTGTTGAAAGGTTAG
- a CDS encoding phage head-tail connector protein yields the protein MKAFVDKVKNRIGIDDHLQDKLLYEIVTNVVDELKLRLPKEQAFIPQPLYFIVIEVAVKRYNKVGSEGMVSESVEGRSMSYEEDDFKQYDSFINKFFDDGCGEVLFF from the coding sequence ATGAAGGCTTTTGTGGATAAAGTCAAAAACCGTATTGGCATTGATGATCACTTACAAGACAAGTTGCTTTATGAAATCGTCACCAACGTTGTTGACGAGTTGAAATTACGTTTACCGAAAGAACAAGCGTTTATTCCGCAACCCCTTTACTTTATTGTGATTGAGGTTGCGGTGAAGCGTTATAACAAGGTAGGTTCTGAAGGTATGGTGTCGGAAAGTGTTGAAGGTCGTTCAATGTCGTATGAAGAAGACGACTTCAAGCAATATGACAGCTTCATTAATAAGTTTTTTGATGATGGCTGCGGTGAGGTGTTGTTCTTTTGA
- a CDS encoding sugar-binding protein — protein MMKFNLQFFADTGTGGTATPAAATQTKVALGETKLKDKHTGIVKTVTDAKSYATPALITDDAIYMEGRSFTVMKGDVAELRDYDRTQANHMDSPKITERTYFLDQEKYWGRFIDKLDKRDTEGNIDVNYVVARQSAEVVAPYLDNLRFKNIAQNAKEHIAVAANREYDAVLSVTEKMTDDIAPANRTLFVTPAFYTKIKQLVIQLPQGDNKQQVLSQGVQGKLDGFVVVVVPTKFLQGVEAIAVAGQVCASPLQVNETKTNSNIPGRFGESVEQLLYTGAFVPEELQKFIYTLGGTAVAPKKDGKDAHKK, from the coding sequence ATGATGAAATTCAATTTACAATTTTTTGCTGATACGGGTACAGGCGGGACTGCAACACCTGCAGCAGCAACACAAACGAAAGTGGCACTGGGTGAAACGAAATTAAAGGACAAACACACTGGCATTGTAAAAACTGTGACAGATGCGAAGTCGTATGCGACACCTGCATTGATTACGGATGATGCGATTTATATGGAGGGGCGTTCATTCACTGTGATGAAAGGTGATGTGGCTGAATTACGCGACTACGACCGCACGCAAGCGAACCATATGGACAGCCCGAAAATTACTGAACGCACGTACTTCTTAGACCAAGAGAAGTATTGGGGTCGTTTTATCGATAAGCTTGATAAACGTGATACTGAAGGTAATATCGATGTGAACTATGTGGTTGCACGTCAATCGGCTGAAGTGGTCGCGCCTTATTTGGATAACTTACGCTTTAAAAACATTGCTCAGAATGCGAAAGAACACATTGCGGTTGCTGCGAATCGTGAGTACGATGCGGTTTTATCAGTCACTGAAAAGATGACGGACGATATTGCGCCTGCAAACCGAACATTATTCGTAACGCCTGCTTTCTACACTAAAATTAAACAGCTTGTCATTCAATTGCCACAAGGGGATAACAAGCAACAAGTGTTAAGTCAAGGTGTACAAGGTAAGTTAGATGGCTTTGTTGTTGTCGTTGTACCGACTAAGTTCTTACAGGGCGTTGAGGCGATTGCGGTTGCAGGTCAAGTGTGTGCGTCACCGCTTCAAGTGAACGAGACGAAAACAAACAGTAACATTCCTGGTCGCTTTGGCGAATCAGTTGAACAATTGCTTTACACTGGTGCGTTTGTACCGGAAGAGTTACAAAAATTCATCTACACACTTGGTGGTACTGCTGTAGCGCCTAAAAAAGACGGTAAAGACGCTCATAAAAAATAA
- a CDS encoding DUF4355 domain-containing protein, with amino-acid sequence MKEQWFKLKLQFFNDAGTEEATSDENTETEAAEATQEAEELSESQLKLVNDRVNAEMQRRTKEMRQQIQDELAEKQKEADKLRKMNAEQKHQYELEKAEKERDAYKQQLESYKMRQEAMAMFSEAGMQAPESLLNMVVQDTAEATKEAVDSFVSMVNQEVQRQLESKATQSHVVGNHVTTPKLETDEAWKTFLN; translated from the coding sequence ATGAAAGAACAATGGTTCAAGTTGAAGTTACAATTTTTTAATGATGCGGGTACTGAAGAGGCGACAAGTGATGAGAATACTGAAACTGAAGCAGCTGAAGCGACACAAGAAGCTGAAGAACTGTCTGAGTCTCAATTGAAGTTAGTGAATGATCGTGTGAATGCAGAGATGCAACGACGTACGAAAGAGATGCGTCAACAGATTCAAGATGAGTTAGCTGAGAAGCAAAAAGAAGCTGATAAATTGCGTAAGATGAACGCCGAACAAAAGCATCAATACGAGCTTGAAAAGGCTGAAAAAGAACGTGATGCATATAAGCAACAACTTGAGTCATACAAGATGCGTCAAGAAGCGATGGCGATGTTTAGTGAGGCAGGCATGCAAGCCCCTGAATCTTTATTGAATATGGTCGTTCAAGATACAGCTGAAGCAACAAAAGAAGCTGTAGATAGCTTTGTTTCGATGGTGAATCAAGAAGTACAGCGTCAGTTAGAAAGTAAAGCGACACAAAGCCATGTTGTTGGGAATCATGTGACGACACCGAAGCTTGAAACTGATGAAGCGTGGAAAACATTTTTAAATTAA